The following proteins come from a genomic window of Alicyclobacillus dauci:
- a CDS encoding MFS transporter, whose amino-acid sequence MLEERRGWKRYHTVWVWLLVAWMVSGADRSISGPVVTWMIQNKVSFMLSSAHPYALGGLIGSVFFTAYMLTQFPGGYFGDKFGYRRVIVVSLIWAGVATIVNGFLATLIGFVALRVLTGLGEGLYYANDRTLIAEVTPYEKRSLGMGVVIVGLSLGITLASILPPYLITWGNHLFGHNQGWKMPLFILGLATLIWGILIAVYFKNQHPRDVKYTTTMIGVGRYTLVFFLAIMAVFVISDKVGIPSWLASVIELAFAIVLILFAFFNKGRELGPVVRNKDLMLINVAGIAVLWNLWFFGFWSVSIISDSAHSSFLKAALTAAFNGAAGILGYPAGGWLADYAVRRNWGRKRFLVTFTLIQGLLTCFFGFYLLHGGHSNVLMGVLLFITSLFFNALQPMMHAMVGDIAQPKQRGTAFGMLNLFGETGAVLSPALGGTLRDATGNWTAAVLLDSGVILLSFLLLLFVNQKRGEASALAQESLRG is encoded by the coding sequence GTGCTGGAAGAGAGACGTGGATGGAAGCGGTACCATACAGTTTGGGTATGGTTGCTCGTTGCGTGGATGGTGAGCGGGGCGGATCGGTCAATTTCGGGCCCCGTAGTCACGTGGATGATTCAAAACAAGGTATCCTTCATGTTGTCGTCGGCGCATCCGTATGCACTTGGCGGATTGATCGGTAGTGTCTTTTTCACTGCATATATGTTGACGCAGTTCCCTGGCGGCTATTTCGGCGATAAGTTTGGATATCGCCGGGTCATTGTAGTCAGTCTGATCTGGGCAGGCGTCGCCACAATTGTAAACGGTTTCTTAGCTACTCTGATTGGCTTTGTTGCGCTGCGTGTCCTAACCGGTCTTGGTGAAGGACTTTACTACGCGAACGATCGCACCTTGATTGCCGAAGTCACGCCGTATGAAAAACGCAGCTTGGGTATGGGCGTCGTCATTGTCGGTCTCTCGTTGGGGATTACGCTCGCCTCGATTCTACCCCCATACCTCATCACTTGGGGAAACCATCTTTTTGGCCACAATCAAGGGTGGAAGATGCCACTCTTTATCCTTGGCTTGGCGACACTGATATGGGGTATTCTGATTGCGGTTTATTTTAAAAACCAGCATCCGCGTGACGTAAAGTACACAACTACGATGATTGGCGTCGGGCGTTACACTTTGGTATTCTTTCTCGCCATCATGGCAGTGTTCGTCATTTCAGACAAGGTGGGCATTCCGAGTTGGCTTGCCTCCGTTATCGAATTGGCCTTCGCAATTGTGCTCATTTTGTTCGCCTTTTTCAACAAAGGGCGAGAACTCGGTCCCGTCGTGCGCAACAAAGATTTGATGCTGATTAACGTTGCCGGTATTGCAGTGCTGTGGAATTTATGGTTTTTCGGATTCTGGTCGGTTTCCATTATTTCCGATTCGGCTCACTCGTCATTTCTAAAAGCAGCCTTGACCGCCGCTTTCAATGGTGCGGCAGGCATTCTCGGCTATCCGGCCGGGGGGTGGCTGGCGGACTATGCCGTTCGCCGGAATTGGGGACGCAAAAGATTCCTGGTCACGTTCACACTGATTCAAGGGTTGCTGACTTGTTTCTTCGGATTCTATCTCCTTCATGGGGGACATTCCAACGTACTCATGGGCGTTCTCCTCTTTATCACGAGCCTGTTCTTCAACGCCTTGCAGCCGATGATGCACGCGATGGTTGGCGACATTGCTCAACCAAAGCAACGCGGGACTGCATTCGGGATGCTGAACTTATTCGGTGAAACTGGCGCCGTCTTGTCTCCTGCGCTGGGCGGAACTTTACGCGACGCAACGGGCAATTGGACAGCGGCGGTATTGTTGGACAGCGGGGTCATCCTCCTAAGCTTTCTGCTCCTTCTGTTCGTCAATCAAAAGCGTGGCGAGGCTAGCGCGTTGGCTCAGGAGTCGCTGCGGGGATGA
- a CDS encoding thiamine pyrophosphate-requiring protein: MTDSAREEAVRLTASDKMMKALSELGVDCIFANLGSDHPAIIETWAKFRAQGIDMPKIIVCPHEMVALSAAHGYAQATGNLQAVFVHVDVGTQNMGGALHNAMRGRIPLFIFAGASPVTLDGEMTGSRNEFIHYLQDISDQRATVREYTKWNYDLHVGHNIDLAVKRAIQVAKSEPTGPVYLMAAREMLEEEFESSDVTARDLEPVRASALTPDQAREIATAIANAQFPLVITSYLGRNHDAVKELIALSDEWAVPVMEAGPFYMNFPADHPMHLGYEDFVEENPYLAKADVVVVIDSDIPWMTQNSHRSASSTLYWIDSDPIKETIPLWYYSGQVAFRADACQALKQIRAELSQLSFDDGVREQRRQSVESESKRLREEWAKDEAMPADGVITPEFLTKAVREVIDDETIVVNETISNYRVAWRHLQNKTPGGFFGSGASSLGWHGGAAVGVKLANPDKTVIALTGDGSYIFSVPSAVHLTAAKYDAPFLTVIYNNGGWKSPKLSTLGVHPDGVANQHSDFHVDFYPEAHLERAAEVVSGTFTAKVEAPEALHDVLVDALAHVRAGHSAVVNVILNKL; the protein is encoded by the coding sequence ATGACAGATTCCGCTCGAGAAGAAGCCGTTCGGTTAACCGCGTCGGACAAGATGATGAAGGCACTCAGCGAGCTTGGCGTCGACTGCATTTTTGCTAACTTGGGGAGTGACCATCCGGCCATCATCGAAACCTGGGCAAAATTTCGGGCTCAAGGAATTGACATGCCCAAAATTATTGTCTGTCCACACGAGATGGTGGCTTTGAGCGCGGCCCACGGTTATGCGCAAGCGACAGGCAACCTGCAGGCGGTTTTCGTCCATGTCGACGTTGGGACACAGAACATGGGAGGTGCGCTGCACAACGCGATGCGAGGACGCATTCCTCTGTTTATTTTCGCTGGGGCGTCGCCGGTGACTTTGGATGGAGAAATGACTGGAAGTCGCAACGAGTTTATTCATTACCTACAGGACATTTCCGATCAACGGGCTACGGTTCGCGAGTACACCAAGTGGAATTACGACTTGCACGTGGGACACAACATCGATTTGGCAGTGAAGCGTGCTATTCAAGTGGCGAAGTCAGAACCGACCGGGCCAGTCTACCTAATGGCAGCCCGTGAAATGCTCGAGGAAGAGTTTGAATCTTCCGATGTTACGGCCCGTGATCTGGAACCTGTCAGAGCTTCGGCGTTGACGCCTGATCAGGCCCGAGAAATTGCTACGGCTATTGCCAATGCACAATTCCCGCTTGTCATTACGAGCTATCTTGGACGGAACCACGATGCGGTAAAAGAGTTGATTGCTTTAAGCGATGAGTGGGCTGTTCCGGTCATGGAAGCGGGGCCGTTCTATATGAATTTCCCAGCCGATCATCCGATGCACTTGGGCTACGAGGATTTTGTCGAGGAGAACCCGTACCTTGCGAAGGCGGATGTTGTGGTCGTGATCGACAGTGATATTCCATGGATGACGCAGAACTCGCATCGATCCGCCTCGTCTACGTTGTATTGGATTGACTCGGACCCCATCAAGGAGACCATTCCGCTTTGGTACTATTCCGGGCAAGTTGCCTTCCGAGCAGACGCTTGCCAGGCATTGAAGCAAATTCGGGCTGAATTGTCTCAGTTGTCGTTCGACGATGGAGTGAGGGAGCAGCGGCGGCAATCGGTAGAATCCGAGTCGAAACGGTTGCGCGAAGAGTGGGCGAAGGATGAGGCAATGCCTGCTGATGGGGTGATCACGCCTGAATTCTTGACGAAAGCGGTGCGGGAGGTCATCGACGACGAAACCATCGTCGTCAATGAAACCATTTCGAACTATCGTGTGGCCTGGAGACATTTGCAGAATAAAACCCCAGGCGGATTTTTTGGTAGTGGAGCAAGTTCACTTGGCTGGCATGGGGGAGCGGCAGTTGGTGTGAAGTTAGCGAACCCCGATAAGACAGTTATCGCGTTGACTGGGGACGGATCGTACATTTTTAGCGTGCCATCCGCTGTTCACCTAACGGCTGCGAAGTACGATGCGCCGTTCTTGACGGTTATTTATAACAACGGTGGATGGAAGTCGCCCAAATTGTCCACACTTGGCGTCCATCCGGACGGAGTCGCCAATCAGCATTCCGATTTTCATGTGGACTTTTATCCAGAGGCCCATCTGGAACGCGCCGCCGAAGTGGTTTCAGGTACGTTCACTGCTAAAGTCGAAGCGCCTGAGGCGTTGCACGACGTTTTGGTCGATGCTTTAGCACACGTTCGGGCGGGACATTCTGCCGTTGTGAACGTAATTTTGAATAAATTGTAA
- a CDS encoding class I SAM-dependent methyltransferase, whose translation MSQVEKSTGLDLSRIVFIGRTWEEYLLMFNLTKEELVGHEVLDCPSGACSFTANANQYNISTTATDIAYYHQVDDLEQKGFQDIEHTMQSMEHVVNNYNWDFFQSIDGLKRVRTRALTECVSDMKKFGASRYVPTTLPQLPFKDKQFDVTLSAHFLFTYADRLDYDFHIQTLKELFRVTREEIRIFPTVDMECKRYEYMDALIEWIDSQGWTGEEIQVPYEFQKNANTMLKLTIK comes from the coding sequence ATGAGTCAAGTTGAGAAGAGTACAGGATTAGACCTTAGTCGGATTGTGTTTATTGGTCGAACATGGGAGGAATATTTGCTCATGTTCAATTTAACAAAAGAAGAGTTGGTTGGACATGAGGTGCTAGATTGCCCGTCAGGTGCATGTTCATTCACTGCAAACGCAAATCAGTACAATATCAGTACAACTGCAACTGATATCGCCTACTATCATCAAGTAGACGATTTGGAGCAAAAGGGATTTCAGGACATTGAACATACAATGCAATCAATGGAACACGTAGTGAACAATTATAATTGGGATTTTTTTCAAAGCATTGATGGCTTAAAGCGAGTGAGAACTAGAGCGCTTACGGAATGTGTTTCAGATATGAAGAAGTTTGGAGCAAGCCGATATGTTCCTACAACACTACCGCAGTTGCCATTTAAAGACAAACAATTCGATGTAACGTTGTCGGCACACTTCCTGTTCACTTACGCAGATAGACTGGATTATGACTTTCATATTCAAACCCTGAAGGAACTCTTTAGGGTGACACGGGAGGAAATTCGAATTTTCCCTACAGTTGATATGGAATGTAAAAGATACGAGTACATGGACGCACTTATTGAATGGATTGACAGTCAAGGATGGACGGGAGAAGAAATTCAAGTTCCATACGAATTCCAAAAGAACGCAAATACTATGCTAAAGCTGACTATCAAGTGA
- a CDS encoding inositol monophosphatase family protein, with protein sequence MKDKFLTSAAEFAINIAEKVSDVLRQAQPAEIREKSEASDLQTDCDVLVEDIIRSAIGSAFPTHAIIAEERGRSGEADSEWEWYVDPIDGTCNFANGLPWYSVSITLMRRGQPVVGVIAAPALRQIYHATLGGGAYVDGRPIHVATTRSLRGRIALMELANHARWPGFQQLADYLESAFCTLRIMGSSALSLAHVALGASCGVAMASSNPIDVGAGVLLVREAGGIVLGASGERKDFPRNGLVAGPEHITNPLWNIAFS encoded by the coding sequence GTGAAGGATAAGTTCCTCACCTCTGCCGCGGAATTTGCTATTAACATCGCAGAGAAGGTGAGTGATGTCCTGCGTCAAGCGCAACCGGCTGAGATTCGCGAGAAGAGCGAAGCATCCGATCTCCAGACGGATTGCGATGTCCTTGTCGAAGACATCATTCGATCCGCCATTGGCTCAGCATTTCCAACTCACGCAATCATCGCAGAGGAACGCGGCAGATCTGGGGAAGCGGACAGCGAATGGGAATGGTATGTCGATCCCATTGACGGAACGTGCAACTTCGCCAACGGCCTTCCCTGGTACTCGGTGAGCATAACGCTCATGCGCAGGGGGCAGCCCGTTGTAGGCGTCATCGCTGCGCCGGCCCTGCGTCAAATTTACCATGCGACACTGGGCGGAGGTGCTTATGTTGACGGAAGGCCTATTCATGTGGCCACAACGAGATCCCTGAGAGGACGGATTGCCCTCATGGAGCTTGCGAACCATGCTCGTTGGCCTGGATTCCAGCAACTGGCTGATTATTTAGAATCTGCTTTTTGTACCTTGCGTATTATGGGTTCGTCCGCACTCTCATTAGCCCATGTGGCTTTAGGGGCTAGTTGTGGCGTTGCGATGGCTAGCTCAAATCCTATTGACGTCGGTGCAGGTGTGCTACTTGTTCGGGAAGCTGGCGGAATCGTCTTGGGTGCCAGTGGGGAAAGAAAGGACTTTCCTCGGAATGGATTAGTAGCGGGTCCTGAACACATTACAAACCCACTCTGGAATATAGCCTTCTCTTGA
- a CDS encoding glycerophosphodiester phosphodiesterase yields MTISIAHRGDPIRFRENTIEAFKSAISLGADMIELDVKPSRDGKAVILHDDTLDRLWNIPHRVRDLSYTEIQGLCDSDKWQIPLFEDVLRTIKQPIMVDFTDLDTVDCIVETIRRMEAAHRCLIVTGNTDALREVRRQMLHATLGLTWNDSRLPSDELIEELDVAYFNPDWRLLRDPAENRIGFSGGQRTVDFFHQRGIRVSCWTVDDKDDMDFVYGLGVDAITTNDTKTLMEVLNSEG; encoded by the coding sequence ATGACGATATCGATTGCACACCGTGGTGATCCCATTCGTTTTCGAGAAAACACGATAGAAGCATTTAAGTCTGCTATTTCACTGGGGGCAGATATGATTGAACTCGATGTCAAACCCAGTCGCGATGGCAAAGCCGTCATTTTGCACGATGACACGCTTGATCGGTTGTGGAACATCCCACATCGTGTACGAGACCTGTCGTACACTGAAATCCAGGGCTTGTGCGACAGCGACAAGTGGCAGATTCCGCTGTTTGAGGATGTATTGCGGACGATCAAACAGCCGATCATGGTTGACTTTACGGATCTGGATACGGTGGACTGCATTGTCGAAACCATTCGTCGCATGGAGGCTGCTCATCGCTGCCTCATCGTCACTGGCAATACGGACGCGCTCCGGGAGGTTCGTCGCCAAATGCTTCATGCGACATTAGGTCTTACGTGGAATGATTCGCGTCTCCCGAGTGATGAACTGATTGAAGAGCTAGACGTGGCCTATTTCAACCCGGACTGGAGACTATTGAGGGATCCTGCTGAAAATCGTATTGGTTTTAGCGGCGGTCAGCGGACTGTGGACTTCTTTCATCAGCGGGGCATTCGTGTTTCGTGTTGGACGGTGGACGACAAAGATGACATGGACTTTGTGTATGGCCTGGGTGTTGACGCAATCACAACAAACGATACGAAGACGTTGATGGAGGTCCTGAACAGTGAAGGATAA
- a CDS encoding ABC transporter permease: MWRTVRQTILAYTFILPSLAILVLMIVVPVFGALVSSARTDDGTWSLIAYRQVFQTPGFGRDVGYTLVITIISCCIVLVTSILLAVYLRLNPGWLSTFIQRVYYLPIFIPGIIATYAIKTLYEQHGWVNTIGEHLGIHAYPKIVFTGASVILAQIWFHVPFTTLLIGSALQGVPDGMVESARDVGARRLTIVWRILLPQVRNICLFAVTLVFLGCFGGYTVPYLLGPNNPQMLGVVVSATMATYMEPHQASAISVLMFAICAIVAAFYVQNMTKQKKSEFASSSDEEVSRKRRRGRVDRGLYRAKETLQP; the protein is encoded by the coding sequence ATGTGGCGGACAGTACGACAAACCATTCTGGCCTACACATTCATCTTGCCCTCTCTCGCGATTTTGGTGTTGATGATTGTTGTGCCGGTGTTCGGGGCGCTTGTGTCAAGCGCCCGCACGGACGACGGAACGTGGTCACTGATTGCATATCGACAGGTATTTCAAACACCCGGCTTCGGTCGGGATGTTGGTTACACGCTTGTCATTACCATTATTTCGTGTTGTATCGTCCTGGTTACGAGCATCCTGTTGGCCGTCTATCTCCGGTTGAATCCGGGGTGGCTTTCAACTTTCATTCAGCGGGTCTACTACTTGCCAATTTTCATACCGGGGATTATTGCAACGTATGCAATTAAGACGCTTTATGAGCAGCATGGGTGGGTCAATACCATAGGGGAACATCTGGGCATACACGCCTATCCAAAAATCGTCTTTACAGGTGCCTCGGTGATTCTTGCTCAGATCTGGTTCCATGTGCCGTTTACGACCTTGCTGATTGGATCCGCACTCCAAGGCGTACCTGACGGAATGGTGGAGAGTGCGCGGGATGTGGGTGCAAGGCGCTTGACCATCGTGTGGCGCATTCTCTTGCCACAAGTGCGCAACATCTGTCTTTTTGCCGTCACGCTGGTCTTTCTAGGCTGTTTCGGCGGTTATACCGTTCCATATCTACTAGGACCGAACAACCCACAGATGCTCGGTGTCGTTGTATCTGCCACCATGGCGACGTACATGGAACCCCATCAGGCCAGTGCCATCAGTGTTCTGATGTTTGCCATTTGTGCAATTGTAGCTGCTTTCTACGTTCAGAATATGACGAAGCAAAAAAAGTCAGAGTTCGCTTCGTCCAGCGATGAAGAGGTTAGCCGGAAGCGCCGAAGGGGCCGAGTGGATCGTGGACTTTATCGTGCAAAGGAGACATTACAACCATGA
- a CDS encoding extracellular solute-binding protein: MKSKIIVLALTTTVMSGFAIAGCGTNSGSNGNTSVGSATNSHTTTLTLYGNGDTNVQQLWDKTIIPQFEAKYPGIKVKDVFLQHGNGDQQEMAKLQAATKTGKQSVDVDLFEGDPGTVQQGQAAGVWQKVTTSDIPNLANVQSGLLTPVNGFAVPYRASSVVLAYNSKEVPTPPKTFDDLIQWIKAHPGKFAYNDPSTGGSGQSFVISSIYKYMSPSVLGSSYDPSLESKWSQGLNMLKTLGPDMYQNGVYPKGNQGTLDLLANGDIAMAPAWSDQALSELASGQLPSNIKITQITPGFTGGGTYVLVPKLSAHKDAAYKFLNFLLSNNVQSEIVTKMNGYPAIQWNQLPADQQSKFASIAKDYRYWPGQYSADLTKLWQQTVTG, translated from the coding sequence GTGAAGTCGAAAATCATCGTACTTGCCCTCACCACAACTGTTATGTCAGGGTTTGCAATCGCGGGTTGTGGGACGAATTCGGGATCGAACGGAAATACGTCTGTCGGTTCCGCGACGAATTCCCATACGACGACCCTCACGCTTTATGGCAACGGTGACACGAATGTTCAACAATTGTGGGACAAGACCATCATCCCGCAGTTTGAAGCGAAGTACCCGGGTATCAAAGTGAAAGATGTCTTTTTACAGCACGGTAACGGTGACCAACAGGAGATGGCAAAGCTTCAGGCCGCCACGAAGACTGGTAAACAGTCAGTTGACGTGGATCTATTCGAAGGCGATCCCGGCACGGTTCAACAAGGGCAAGCGGCCGGCGTCTGGCAAAAGGTGACGACGAGTGATATTCCCAATCTGGCAAACGTTCAATCGGGTCTTCTTACACCGGTAAATGGGTTTGCGGTGCCGTATCGCGCTTCATCAGTAGTGCTTGCCTACAACTCCAAAGAGGTGCCCACCCCCCCGAAGACGTTTGACGATTTGATTCAGTGGATCAAGGCCCACCCAGGGAAGTTTGCTTATAACGATCCGTCGACGGGCGGATCGGGTCAATCATTTGTCATTTCTTCCATTTACAAGTACATGAGTCCATCTGTATTGGGCAGCAGCTATGACCCAAGCCTTGAATCAAAGTGGAGTCAAGGATTGAACATGCTGAAGACATTGGGACCGGATATGTACCAGAACGGCGTTTATCCGAAAGGCAACCAAGGAACACTTGATCTCCTCGCCAACGGTGACATCGCCATGGCACCCGCTTGGTCCGACCAGGCTTTATCGGAGCTCGCAAGTGGGCAGTTGCCGTCGAATATCAAAATTACACAAATTACACCTGGATTCACCGGTGGTGGAACTTATGTGCTCGTACCAAAGCTTTCCGCACATAAAGACGCAGCTTACAAGTTTCTTAACTTTTTATTGTCAAACAATGTTCAAAGTGAAATTGTAACGAAAATGAACGGTTATCCAGCGATCCAGTGGAACCAGTTGCCTGCCGACCAACAGTCGAAATTCGCGAGTATCGCCAAGGATTATCGCTACTGGCCTGGGCAGTATAGCGCGGATCTCACCAAATTGTGGCAGCAGACGGTGACAGGCTGA
- a CDS encoding ABC transporter ATP-binding protein — protein sequence MSKLELTHVTRRYPGGTGVQDVSLTVDHGELVSLLGPSGCGKTTLLRLVGGFLSAEAGEIRIGGENIAALPPEKRPTVMVFQQYNLWPHMSVFENLAFGLKLRKLAKQEINRRVSEALETVRLEGVANRRPTELSGGQQQRVAVARALVLKPEVMLLDEPFSNLDAKLRIALRDELRRIQRETQITMVFVTHDQEEALFLSDRVAVMNQGRIEQVDTPVELYDSPKSLFVAQFIGEMNCLNVSDNTVWRDLLKAQDAATGGVCVVRPEHVSWTDEVTPLRGTVVSSSVAGHFIKLHLDTNVGRLIAYANREGGEAWPTAQPVYLRFQKLAVFSQESRQEIAMLV from the coding sequence ATGTCCAAGCTCGAGTTGACACATGTCACGCGACGATACCCAGGCGGAACTGGCGTTCAAGATGTCTCCTTAACAGTCGATCACGGCGAACTCGTCAGCCTGCTTGGGCCGTCTGGATGCGGCAAGACGACATTGCTTCGACTCGTTGGTGGATTCTTATCCGCAGAGGCGGGTGAAATCCGCATCGGCGGGGAGAACATTGCGGCGTTGCCACCTGAAAAACGACCGACTGTCATGGTGTTTCAGCAGTACAATCTGTGGCCGCACATGAGTGTGTTTGAGAACCTTGCGTTCGGTTTGAAGTTACGCAAATTAGCCAAACAGGAAATCAACCGGCGTGTGAGTGAGGCCCTCGAAACGGTTCGCTTAGAAGGTGTGGCAAACCGTCGTCCTACGGAGCTATCCGGCGGCCAACAACAGCGCGTTGCAGTGGCAAGGGCACTTGTGCTGAAGCCGGAGGTGATGTTGCTGGATGAACCGTTCAGCAATCTAGATGCGAAATTACGCATTGCGTTGCGGGATGAGTTGCGACGGATTCAGCGCGAAACGCAAATCACGATGGTCTTCGTGACACACGACCAGGAGGAAGCGTTGTTTTTGTCGGACAGAGTGGCGGTGATGAATCAGGGACGCATCGAGCAGGTGGATACACCGGTGGAACTGTACGACAGCCCAAAGTCGTTGTTTGTGGCTCAGTTTATCGGTGAGATGAACTGTTTAAACGTGAGCGACAACACGGTCTGGCGGGACCTTTTGAAAGCACAGGACGCTGCAACTGGAGGGGTTTGTGTTGTTCGTCCAGAGCATGTTTCGTGGACGGACGAGGTCACACCTCTTCGCGGAACAGTTGTGTCGTCTAGTGTGGCTGGGCATTTTATCAAGCTGCACCTTGACACAAACGTTGGGCGCCTCATTGCGTACGCAAATCGTGAGGGAGGTGAAGCCTGGCCCACTGCTCAACCGGTCTACCTTCGCTTTCAAAAACTTGCGGTGTTTTCTCAAGAAAGTCGACAAGAGATAGCCATGTTGGTGTGA
- a CDS encoding ABC transporter permease — MSLTLTKSHSKRAFEVIVIACFFAFFFGPILTIAVWAVTGKWNYPALLPQQFSLHWWKWVFSQTDLVGPMRLSFEFAIIVTILSTAICLPAAYAFARFQFPFKRFIYMLYLLPNAFPIVGLYVSIAVMFYRLNLMGTFFGVILIQLVNTLMFMTWIPAAAFQNVSRNYEDACRDVGAGPFRTFLRVTLPLAAPGIIVAVIFSFLAALDEAQGTLIVGMPTYITMPVKMYSLVTDYPGPVGAVFSVLLTTPSVVLLLLARRFLGSEALSKAF; from the coding sequence ATGTCCCTAACACTGACAAAATCTCATTCCAAGCGCGCATTTGAAGTGATTGTTATCGCATGTTTTTTTGCGTTCTTCTTTGGTCCAATCCTCACGATCGCGGTGTGGGCAGTGACTGGCAAGTGGAACTACCCGGCGTTGTTGCCCCAACAGTTTTCACTGCATTGGTGGAAGTGGGTCTTTTCCCAAACCGATCTCGTCGGGCCGATGCGCCTCAGCTTCGAGTTCGCCATTATTGTCACAATTTTATCCACTGCCATCTGTTTACCAGCCGCCTACGCGTTCGCACGGTTTCAGTTCCCGTTTAAGCGATTCATCTACATGCTCTACCTGCTGCCGAACGCATTTCCCATCGTCGGGCTCTACGTTTCTATCGCGGTGATGTTTTACCGGCTAAATCTGATGGGGACGTTTTTCGGCGTCATCCTCATTCAGTTGGTCAATACGCTCATGTTCATGACTTGGATTCCTGCAGCGGCTTTCCAGAATGTCAGTCGGAACTACGAGGATGCTTGCCGCGATGTAGGTGCGGGACCGTTCCGGACGTTTTTGCGCGTGACGCTGCCCCTCGCGGCACCAGGGATTATTGTCGCAGTGATTTTCTCCTTTCTTGCGGCCCTTGACGAAGCTCAGGGCACGCTGATTGTTGGCATGCCCACATATATCACCATGCCAGTGAAGATGTACAGTCTCGTGACAGATTACCCAGGTCCGGTCGGAGCGGTTTTCTCTGTTCTTTTGACCACGCCATCTGTCGTCCTGCTCCTTCTCGCTCGACGGTTCCTCGGGAGCGAGGCGCTCTCCAAAGCTTTCTAA
- a CDS encoding GntR family transcriptional regulator has product MSRYLDIRQEILTRILSGEWPHGALLPSENTLAQEYGVTRVTIRQALAALEQERFLTTHQGVGRYVNQREDQVVSVLSRLESMDNLMSIKSEKVVKQLIEYVPIVLSEYEASRLQVSNDAPGRRLVRIRYAGGLPAAVSVNIFPEFSAPDEAATGSLLQTLDMAGHLVDYAETEIIVPKNDDPYVGALQNGNMDTPILVLRQLHRDRKHVPIFLAHDYLNMNVFSLQVTRHRLEATRN; this is encoded by the coding sequence TTGAGTCGTTACTTGGACATTCGACAGGAAATCTTGACGAGGATTCTCAGTGGGGAATGGCCTCATGGTGCATTGTTGCCGAGTGAAAACACACTTGCACAGGAGTACGGTGTGACGCGTGTGACGATTCGGCAGGCCCTCGCGGCACTGGAACAGGAGCGGTTTTTGACAACCCATCAAGGTGTCGGTCGCTACGTGAATCAGCGTGAAGATCAAGTTGTCTCCGTATTGTCGCGGCTTGAGAGCATGGACAATTTAATGTCCATCAAATCGGAGAAAGTTGTCAAGCAACTGATCGAATATGTCCCAATTGTCCTCTCAGAATACGAAGCCTCTCGCTTACAAGTGTCGAACGACGCGCCTGGTCGGCGCCTGGTACGTATCCGGTATGCCGGCGGTCTGCCTGCGGCTGTTTCCGTCAATATTTTCCCAGAGTTTTCGGCACCAGATGAGGCAGCGACTGGGTCACTTTTGCAGACCCTTGATATGGCTGGTCACCTGGTTGATTACGCCGAGACGGAAATCATCGTTCCTAAGAACGACGATCCCTACGTTGGAGCTTTACAGAATGGCAACATGGATACGCCAATTCTTGTGCTGCGTCAGCTGCATCGTGATCGAAAGCATGTCCCAATTTTCCTTGCGCACGACTATTTAAACATGAACGTCTTCTCCCTGCAGGTCACCCGTCACCGGTTGGAGGCTACCCGCAACTAA